DNA sequence from the Nicotiana tomentosiformis chromosome 3, ASM39032v3, whole genome shotgun sequence genome:
TGATGACGGGTTTAACCCGTCCCAGAAGTACTGGAGTTGCATCCATTGCTCCATTCCGTTATGAGGGCACCTCCACAATAGCTCCTTAAATCTTTCCCATGCCTCGAACACTGTCTCCCCTTCACCTTGGCTGAAATTGTGAATCTCTTTCCTCATCTGTCCAGTCTTAGTCGCAGAGAAATATTTATCTAAGAACTTGGAAGTCATCTCTTCCCACGTACGGATTGATCCTGTAGGCAGTCTTCTCaaccactgctttgcatcatccttAAGTGAGAACGAAAATGCTCTGAGGTAGATAGCATCATGTGATGCTCCATTGTAGCGGAATGTGTTCATAATTTCGTCGAAGTCCATCGGATGGTTGTTGGGATCTTCATTGGGTTTCCCTCTGAATATGTAATTATTCTGAATGGTCTATATGACtccctgtttgagttcaaaattattggcatcaatgggCGGGAGCCTCATGCTAGACTGTTGTTGGTTGTACACCGATCTGGCATAATTTCCTATAGACCTCCCAGGCCTAGGGGTTGCATTTTCAAATTCATCTTCGATCATGGTTCGGTTGAGATTGAACCTTCTATCCTCGTCGATTGTTTTATTCGCAACTCTACGGGCTGCTTCAACTGCTAACCGTGCTTCCTGCCACTGAGCTGCCTCTCTCGCAGCTAGGTTCACCTCCTCTTCGTTGTTCACTATTGTATTCTGTGTTGAAGGCTGACCCAACAGTAATCCGCTCGATCCTTTCTCCCTTCTCAACTGCCGTAGGTGCTTGTCTAATTCTGGATCGTATGGCACCAATTCCTTGGAAAAAGATCGAGTCATATACTGCTAAACTTAACCCGTTGCCTGCACACAGATAAGAGGAGcgtaaaaaaagaaaataaaataaaattgctcCTAATTTAGCACCGAAAATTAATTCAAACACTATTAATCGCCAATCTCCGGcaatgacaccaaaatttgacgagcgcgaAACTGGTATATAAAACTTAGGCTCGCTAggcaaagatagtatagtattaaatcgtctccacatggattgatttaaataatattctaaTAAATCTTCACCTCAACACTATTTAGGATAATAAATCTTTGATTTATGTTATTATCGACCACTAATAACACTAAGATTATTGATTGTAAGAAACTAATGGCAATCTAATGACTAAGTAGCAACGATTGAATATCAAGGTGAGAAGTAAGGGCtgtgacaagatatgtgatcaactattattCTGGGTAACTCTGTGTTAAGTTCACTCTTAAATTCTATTGACTCCTTCGATTTTAACAGATGATTAGGCTATCTTAGggattcaaattcttcttccGAATGAATGAGAGTTCCCTTAATCAACCTAATAACAGGTCCTATGAACATATGCACAAATACAGTGAATGAATGATCTTTCGAAGAAAGCCTCTCGACTATTCATCTAAACTGGGTTAATAGATAACTCTCTaaactctttcgattacctatgaGAGAtgtaaaatcaacccaaacaatatggcacaatgcgaattgcagcaacacttctctttcgattaaagtagAACCACAATTCGCTTTGCAATTCAGTTAATAACTCATTCAATGAATTTGAGAAATTAACAGagagtaaaacccaaaacaatagTCAAATCACAATATCCGTCAATAACCCTAAGAAATATTATACCATAGTGGAGAAGTTATTCATCACAGgagtattagaagaacaagaagacattACAATTCCCCAAAATCAAGCAAACTTCcgtattgaatgaattggatggaGTATTATGAGTCTCCGTGTTTCCTTGCCTTCTTTTCTCCCAAAAGTTCCTCTAAAAATCCCAGATACCGTATTTTTAGACgagctaggcttcatataggtcaaaagGAGTCGCCTCCGAAATCACGAAAATAGGCTTGGGAAAAGTTTTCGGAACTGGACATGTGCGGCCGCGCACTTGGAGGTGTGACCGCGCATATGGTCGCGCACCTCTGGCAGTATACTGCTTTACTTGCGCGCTGGAGGGGTCTCAGGCGCAGTCGCACACATGGGTGAGCCTCCTGCTCAATTCTTCGTTTCTCTCGCTAAGTGCACTattgtccgttgatccccgaacacgatcctaaCTTAATCCtttggcttttactcagacttcaaagttccaaaatagctcgaattagctccacgaCCTCATCGTAACTCGGAAtcgctcctacaaggcataaaacacacactcAACGCCAAATAATACCATTTAAGGCTCAAATATTAGTAAAGTGCAGCAAATTAGAGTGCAATTAATGAcaaaaaatacgtaattataacCTACCATCATTAACGCCGCTTTGCGTCTCATCAATTAGAACAAATATTTAATAATAGAGAGACATATACAACCCTTTTCCATTGAAAGAAATCTCCGAAGAATATGAATTGAAGCGCTCTAATTGACAATAATTGGATGAATGTCTTCGGACAGTAGAGCATGAAAATCCACTTATAGTCATTGCAAAAAATTTCTCTTCGTTGTTTTCATGTAATTTAGACTTAATAATGAAGTCGATAACAATTCCGTGGTTAGGTTTTGACATTaatttatttggaaaaattaccGAGTTAAAAAAAGGTTTTGACGGGACCTTTACACAAATAGACGGtcatatttattgtttactttttctaattatatacatagattatacctTGATATTACACAATAatacacatataatatataagtcatgtatatattatactttcaccggctatttttaatttaagcggtTGAGTGGATTGTTATTTGGGTAAATTCTGACATAGTTTAATATAATCAgcgttttaaaaggcgttttcagGGCGAGCTCTgaggcgaggcgtaccaaaaacgccccgaggcgatggtgtggggcgaaagtctcaagaggcgtacaccCAACAATTCGGGGCATACGCCCGGCGTTTGAGGCGCGTTTTTTTAGTGAGACGTAAgtcccagagactttttcaaattaaaacaaaatttgttggaTAAGtcattcatataatacccaaattttcaaaagtcagcttggtaattactcaaaagttttaaaaaggaactgaaatgtattaaatttaaaagtcaagattgaagtcctaattcatggtctttcacaattctttatcttgtccgctagtctgctagtatctcccaaaagcaacaaatattcaattttttttttaacaaatacaaagagaacttcattctccttcataacagcaagttcaaagttcaaattgcaggttagtcatcctttttgttcctccatgtagaaaattttattcttttagactcaagttACTTTAACTTGTAAGTAgagtataatagattgttttgactagttttttatgGGGATgacgcgcgcgcgcacacacacacacacacacacacacacatatatatatatatatatatatatatatatatatatatatatatatatatatatatgcaattttacctgtttataaatatttactgtaattatattattttataaaaatattaaaaattaaatacctatggggcttacacctcgcaaaaaaaatataatatatatatatatatatatatatatatatatatatatatatatatatatatatatatagttttcttcaattttatacaattttacctgtttataaatatttactgtaattatattattttataaaaatattaaaaattaaatacctatggggcttacacCTCGCTGAGGCaaatgtaatatatatatatatatatatatatatatatatatagttttcttcaattttatacaattttacctgtttataaatatttactgtaattatattattttataaaatattaaaaattaaatacctatggggcttacgtcTCGATGAGGCAAATataaaacgcctcgccttacgctcacgccttttaaaacactgattatAATTAGTAGCTGAGTTAAAAAAAGGTTTTGACATTAATTTATTTGATATCGGAACCGACTGCCGTGACGGATTCATGGACGTGCCCAATTTTGCTTTCAAGTTTTATCTAGTTGAGGATTGAGATCTGCTTTTTATTGGTCGTTTATATTTCCCCTTTTTTGGGTGACTTATTAGCTCCTACTTTACCAGTGCTAAATtacctacaaaataaaaaaacaacGGGGCATTGCTCTCCCTGTcatgtttctttctttcttatttcACGACGAGATGACAACTTTTGGGAAGAATTCTAATGACGTTAACTTTTACTTCGAAATTGtaaaatgacaaaaaaaaaaaaaaaaaagctctcTTTATCATTTCAACtgaaataaaaagagaatttTGATGTACAGTCAACGTAACAATAGACCAACGGCCAATGTGAATATGTTGTAAACGAAAATGAAATTGAACTTATTTTACTGAGAGTCAACAAGTTTGTGCTATCCTTTGACTCTGCACAGACTGTTGTACATGAGAATTACCAAGAAAACATAAACTATAAAGAGAAAGGACAAATAAGCTAAGAGAAATTATTGGCTTGTTAGTCTTTATAAGGCTCTTCACCGAAGCATTTGGTCAGTAACTATATTTCTCATCAAAACTCTCCCCAAAATAAACGGATGAATAATTCTTTTGAGACATTCTTGTCCGAGCAAAACCATCCGCCACGCTAGGAGAGATCAATACTTCTTGCATTGTGCCATGTGTTAGAATATGCATTCATTGAGGTAACCAATTGTGCATTTTTGAAGCTTATAAATTCACCAATCCAACCATTTCAAAATCCATTCCGTTTTTGCATTTTGATCAACAATTACTACTGCTACTTCTAAACATAAACAAGTTAAGCAACAAAAACCAATTAACATGGCAAGCCAAGGACGTGACAACCTTCATAGCATCCAAATCCCCGGCCAAGCCCAGGTTTTCGTTTAAATTCTTAACCTTCCTTTACCCATATGAAGCTCTGCCTTTTAATTCTTTATACTAGtactaacttttttttttttttaattaattgtaGATGAGAAGGGAAGACTTGTTGAATCAACCATCTGACATCCATAACCAAAGCCAAGCAACCAACTTGCTTCAAGAGGTTAAGACTTCTAAATTTTCTTGCTGattaattaagagattaagatGGAAATTGAAAGAATAATTAAGTTGTGATGTTATTAATGTTTCAGACGGGGACACAAGTGAAGAACATAGCACAAGGAGCAGCAGATATGGCTCAAGGAGCAGCAGGAAGTGCAGTGAACATGGCTCGAGGAGCTGCAACTGGTGCAGCAAACATGGCACACGGCGCAGCTGATGCAGTCAAGAATACTCTAGGAATCAATCCTGATTCCCACAACACCACTGACACCAAATATTTCAATCATCCCGGCACCATCAATTACAATGATGCAAATGCTAACACCACTGTTCCAGGCGATACAAATTATCCTGGCAGCTTGAACTTTCCTACCAACTCAATCAATCCCAGCACCGGCATTTAAACTGTCATTCGAGAATTCTTGTCATAGTTTTGATTATTGCGATTCATAATTTTTCTTCCctgttttgttttcttcttctttttttttttacgggAGATTGCAGACTGGAGGAGGCATGTTCTTCTAATCTCAATCCTCCATTCCCTGGTATAAAATAAGCTTCAATTTTTTCCCCCCTGAAAGAATACGTTGTCAAGTTGAAAAATGTTGATTGACCTACTAATTTTATTTATATCCTTGTTAATTTATTTGTTTAAAGATGTACCTGACCTGCAACGTTTGTTTTTATTTTGAACCTTGCTATATTTCCTCCTTCGATCCCCCCTCCCCACAACAATCACAACATTAATTATACTAGTACAACTCAATCACAAGTTAACTAGTTGGGAACAAAAATAGATTTAGATTAAGTGATGGAGGGCTTTTGACAAAATAATAGTGATAAAAGTAACAACACAATTATGATCTATGAATTTGCAAATTTACCTGTTAGGAAATCTCTTGATGATAATGTGGTCACGGCGGATTCAAAAGCAAGATGACACTTTTAATATTCAATAAAGGCTAAACCATAAGTTACACGTATAATAGTTGTGATATTAAATACTAATACTAAGCCTCAAGTTATACTAGTTGCTTAGATTGATTTAAGAAATTTTATTAGTCTCTTGGTATTAAATATTGCTCAGTTTTGACAAAGAAGACCCTTTATTATTCCAAAGCAAATGGTTAATggtagaatgatatgaagaagaccTCTTCGACGTCGTTTTGGTCATCTAAGAAAGAGGGAAGAGTATAATAACACCTGTTCAGTCGATTTGCCACAGTCCCACTACCGATCGCCTCATTTCGCCCATGTTAACAGTCATTCTCTATGTTTCAAATTTTTATTCCTTTTTAGATAGAAGTACAGTTTAGCACAACGACCATCTGGGTCACTCGATTTTAAACTCCCACAAACGCGATCAAGCAAGTTTTTCTGATTTTTTCAAAACCCGGGTGAGTATGCCTGCTAATAATTTTGGAATTTCCTATAAACATGAGGATGAGGAGAATTATTCTAACCATTGGCCTCGGTTTATCACGAGTGGCCAAAAATGTGGGATTAATTCTAACGCCGAATATCAAGCTTTTAAGAGACCCAAAATGATGAATTCAAAAATGGGGCTAGAAGACAACAGGTCAAATGTGGCTATGACCGTTGGTCCTCAACCACCATGCTTACAATTCAAAAGGTGGGGTAGCTGCAGTTATGGCGACGAGTGTCGTTATGCTCATATTACTGGGCCTTTGAAAGGCATTAGGGTTGAGGATCaaagaaatctcagtaaagtgaAATCATGTCATTTTTTCGGTAGTGGTAAGGAGTGTCCTTATGGAAATAAATGCCATTTTCTTCATGAACGTAATCAAAAACCTGAGGGGGGCGTAGGTTTTTGCAGGATCAGCTCTGCGATAAGCATTGCGACTATTGGGCGTGAAGTGAGAAACAACACTTCTTCTGATGCTGTGGATTTACGTATCAAGTTGCTGAAGACCAGGTTTTGCATCAATTGGGAAAGGACTGGTACCTGTGCATATGGTTCAAAGTGTCAATTTGCTCATGGGAAAGCAGGTTTTTCCACAACTATTAGTTCATTATTGAATGCTTATGCCCCTGTTTTTTTGTTCAGTATTTGATTAGTTGCTTGAGTTGATTTTCAA
Encoded proteins:
- the LOC104112208 gene encoding uncharacterized protein isoform X2, whose amino-acid sequence is MPANNFGISYKHEDEENYSNHWPRFITSGQKCGINSNAEYQAFKRPKMMNSKMGLEDNRSNVAMTVGPQPPCLQFKRWGSCSYGDECRYAHITGPLKGIRVEDQRNLSKVKSCHFFGSGKECPYGNKCHFLHERNQKPEGGVGFCRISSAISIATIGREVRNNTSSDAVDLRIKLLKTRFCINWERTGTCAYGSKCQFAHGKAVDELLLDANYKDGHVLRVYVQTCHGHSCLSSKTADSWIFQYTGVVGKRWHLCSSQKCSIRV
- the LOC104112206 gene encoding uncharacterized protein; this encodes MASQGRDNLHSIQIPGQAQMRREDLLNQPSDIHNQSQATNLLQETGTQVKNIAQGAADMAQGAAGSAVNMARGAATGAANMAHGAADAVKNTLGINPDSHNTTDTKYFNHPGTINYNDANANTTVPGDTNYPGSLNFPTNSINPSTGI
- the LOC104112208 gene encoding zinc finger CCCH domain-containing protein 39-like isoform X1, coding for MPANNFGISYKHEDEENYSNHWPRFITSGQKCGINSNAEYQAFKRPKMMNSKMGLEDNRSNVAMTVGPQPPCLQFKRWGSCSYGDECRYAHITGPLKGIRVEDQRNLSKVKSCHFFGSGKECPYGNKCHFLHERNQKPEGGVGFCRISSAISIATIGREVRNNTSSDAVDLRIKLLKTRFCINWERTGTCAYGSKCQFAHGKAELQTLGSSNTLESLGSAGICAPAKNAASECRFLFKWTNVQKISQIYADWIERVQLVPLSSHTVEN
- the LOC104112208 gene encoding zinc finger CCCH domain-containing protein 39-like isoform X3, translating into MPANNFGISYKHEDEENYSNHWPRFITSGQKCGINSNAEYQAFKRPKMMNSKMGLEDNRSNVAMTVGPQPPCLQFKRWGSCSYGDECRYAHITGPLKGIRVEDQRNLSKVKSCHFFGSGFCRISSAISIATIGREVRNNTSSDAVDLRIKLLKTRFCINWERTGTCAYGSKCQFAHGKAELQTLGSSNTLESLGSAGICAPAKNAASECRFLFKWTNVQKISQIYADWIERVQLVPLSSHTVEN